A section of the Caldivirga sp. genome encodes:
- a CDS encoding FumA C-terminus/TtdB family hydratase beta subunit — protein sequence MPTYYLKTPVSDSDVEKLNIGDTVYVSGVLVSARDAAHVRIIEHIRKGEPLPVDLRGGVIYHAGPVAIKEGESWRIISMGPTTSARMEEFEPEVIEKLGVKLIIGKGGMGPKTTEAMRRFKASYLIFTGGAGVLAAKAIKRVIGVHWLDLGAAEAMWILEVENFGPLSVIIDSKGNNYYEDLRKKAREKVEEAVKDVLGSIPHY from the coding sequence ATGCCTACGTATTATTTAAAGACCCCGGTGAGTGATAGTGATGTTGAGAAGCTTAATATTGGCGACACGGTTTACGTAAGCGGCGTGTTAGTAAGCGCTAGGGATGCCGCCCATGTTAGGATCATTGAACACATAAGGAAAGGTGAACCGTTGCCTGTTGACTTAAGGGGTGGTGTTATTTACCATGCTGGTCCAGTAGCAATTAAGGAGGGTGAGTCATGGAGGATAATAAGCATGGGGCCAACTACAAGTGCTAGAATGGAGGAGTTTGAGCCTGAGGTTATTGAGAAACTTGGGGTTAAGCTAATAATAGGGAAGGGCGGAATGGGGCCTAAGACGACTGAAGCAATGAGGAGGTTTAAAGCATCATACTTAATATTCACTGGTGGAGCCGGTGTCTTAGCTGCTAAGGCAATTAAGAGGGTTATTGGGGTTCACTGGCTTGACTTAGGGGCCGCTGAGGCTATGTGGATACTTGAAGTAGAGAACTTCGGCCCATTATCAGTAATAATAGACTCAAAGGGGAATAATTACTATGAGGACTTAAGAAAGAAAGCCAGAGAGAAAGTTGAGGAAGCAGTTAAGGATGTACTAGGTAGTATACCGCACTATTGA